In a genomic window of Besnoitia besnoiti strain Bb-Ger1 chromosome XI, whole genome shotgun sequence:
- a CDS encoding hypothetical protein (encoded by transcript BESB_019910) gives MASRTSSHRGPLGATCPPTSSCFLLLGLIHVLLSLSACAAGALKTPAGRDLGQALEPAGAFEALAASPLSSTSVASAVLPARVNVRAGGEEASRAPAFFAPEPPVLSFSEKRAKAAKGWTSAQHAPPNLECKIFFEGPVSQPPVISLTASSSSFDGPYLLILRDRDPRANGWIHGYQRGVHVGYSGAFGAGDEGEYVQCHPGAGSHIYDLLVFDRDYRLGSRLQPLVSTPWNNGARALGPEKVLIDDLSEDLPPDAPRPRILTRCSVSVSHAQVEAEERQLTSQARAE, from the coding sequence ATGGCGAGTCGCACCTCCAGTCACAGAGGCCCGCTCGGAGCCACATGCCCCCCTACTTCTTcttgtttccttcttctgGGTCTGATTCAcgtgcttctctctctcagcgcctgcgcggccggcgccctTAAGACGCCAGCCGGAAGAGATCTGGGGCAGGCGCTCGAGCCCGCTGGCGCCttcgaggccctcgcggcctctccgctgtcttcCACCTCTGTGGCTTCTGCGGTTCTTCCCGCGCGTGTAAATGTGCGTGCTGGGGGTGAAGAAGCGTCTCGTGcgcccgccttcttcgcgccggaGCCCCCtgttctctccttctcggagaagcgcgcgaaggccgcgaagggGTGGACCTCCGCCCAGCACGCACCGCCCAACCTCGAGTGTAAGATTTTCTTTGAGGGCCCCGTAAGCCAGCCGCCAGTGATCTCTCTCacggcctcttcgtcgtcgttcgACGGTCCCTACTTGCTGATCCTGCGGGATAGAGACCCGCGCGCGAACGGGTGGATACACGGCTACCAGCGCGGTGTCCACGTCGGCTACTcgggcgccttcggcgccggagacgagggcgagtaCGTACAGTGCCACCCCGGGGCAGGCTCGCACATCTATGACCTCCTTGTCTTTGACCGGGATTACCGGCTAGGCAGCCGACTCCAGCCGCTCGTCTCGACGCCGTGGAACAACGGGGCGAGAGCCCTCGGCCCCGAAAAGGTCCTAATCGACGACCTGAGCGAGGATCTCCCCccggacgcgccgcgccccagAATCCTCACTCGGtgctctgtctctgtctcccacGCCCAGgtggaggccgaggagaGGCAGTTGACCAGCCAGGCCCGCGCCGAGTAG